From a region of the Mercurialis annua linkage group LG1-X, ddMerAnnu1.2, whole genome shotgun sequence genome:
- the LOC126664378 gene encoding purine permease 3-like produces MEPITKQQPQANTNRALLLFNCLILSIGNCGGPLIMRLYFIHGGSRVWLSSWLETGGWPIIFIPLLISYFLRRRRSTNPTTTKLFFIKPPLFFASTFIGILTGLDDYIYAYGAARLPVSTSSLLISTQLAATAGFAFLLVKQKFTAFSINAVVLLTVGAGVLAMHTSSDRPDHESNREYVVGFIMTLSAAVLYGFILPLVELMYKKAKQEISYTLVLEIQMVMCLFATVFCTIGMLVNNDFKVIPREGREFQLGETKYYVIMVGSAIIWQCFFLGAIGVIFCASSLLSGIIIAVLLPVTEILAVIFYQEKFSAEKGVALALSAWGFVSYFYGEVKEGKKNNLASETEMALSPKPTTANV; encoded by the exons ATGGAGCCGATCACCAAGCAACAACCTCAAGCTAACACCAACAGAGCTTTACTTCTTTTCAATTGTCTCATTTTATCCATCGGAAACTGCGGCGGCCCTCTCATCATGCGCCTCTACTTCATTCACGGCGGCAGCCGTGTATGGCTTTCTAGCTGGCTCGAAACCGGCGGTTGGCCCATTATTTTTATCCCTCTCCTCATAAGTTACTTTCTCCGACGCCGCCGCTCCACCAATCCCACCACCACCAAACTCTTCTTCATAAAACCTCCGCTTTTCTTCGCTTCTACCTTCATCGGTATCCTCACCGGTCTCGACGACTATATTTACGCTTATGGAGCGGCGCGTCTTCCCGTTTCAACCTCTTCTTTGCTCATATCTACACAGTTGGCCGCCACCGCTGGTTTTGCATTTCTTTTGGTTAAACAGAAGTTTACAGCTTTTTCGATAAACGCCGTCGTTCTCTTGACGGTGGGTGCCGGTGTTTTAGCCATGCATACGAGTAGTGATCGACCGGATCATGAATCAAACCGAGAGTATGTGGTAGGGTTTATTATGACTCTATCAGCTGCGGTTTTGTATGGGTTTATTCTGCCATTAGTGGAGTTGATGTACAAAAAAGCGAAGCAAGAAATAAGTTACACACTAGTGTTGGAGATTCAGATGGTTATGTGTTTGTTTGCTACTGTCTTTTGCACCATAGGGATGCTCGTTAACAATGACTTCAAG GTGATTCCAAGAGAAGGAAGAGAATTCCAACTTGGAGAAACAAAGTATTATGTGATAATGGTGGGAAGTGCAATAATTTGGCAGTGTTTTTTCTTGGGAGCTATAGGGGTTATCTTTTGCGCCTCCTCCTTGTTATCAGGCATCATAATTGCTGTTCTCCTTCCGGTGACGGAGATTCTGGCCGTCATTTTCTACCAGGAGAAATTTTCGGCAGAAAAAGGCGTTGCACTTGCGCTTTCTGCTTGGGGTTTTGTTTCTTACTTCTACGGTGAGGTCAAAGAAGGCAAGAAAAATAATCTTGCGTCAGAAACTGAAATGGCTCTATCTCCTAAGCCAACAACAGCAAATGTCTGA